A genomic window from Desulfovibrio sp. X2 includes:
- the hypF gene encoding carbamoyltransferase HypF produces the protein MEQDTTSARERLVVTGQVQGVGFRPFVYRLAMECGLSGRVANTPAGVAVEVQGAPGSVEDFARRLAAELPPLARIVRLTRETLPPLEGEAEFSIVHSEAGEGHQVLISPDTATCPDCLAELFDPGNRRFLYPFINCTNCGPRYTITRSIPYDRPFTSMACFPLCDDCRGEYEDPLDRRFHAQPNACPVCGPRVWLADAAGRELCRGDEAGRECARHLAQGRIAAVKGLGGFHLAVDALNEVAVARLRERKHRPGKPLAVMVRDLAAARALAEVGEAEAALMSGIERPIVLCRRKSGGALPSGIAPDTDFVGLMLPYAPLQHVLFHHLCALSGDGAALVMTSGNVSGDPIALGNREALARLSDIADVFLLHDRDILIRADDSVVRPAPALPGEGGAQAAPLFLRRSRGYTPRPVFLDRDGPCVLGTGPELKNTLCLTKGEMAFVSQHIGDMENLATFGFWREIAAHLADILQVRPSLMVHDLHPGYMTTRHALEQAGEPGGLPVAGLAHHYAHAHAVLAENRFSGRALVLALDGTGLGEDDTLWGGECLLVDTESLDHARLGSLTSLRLPGGEAAIREPWRVGAAALWELGETDAVDGARPWLPAFGKAAEVVAQMLEKNLNCPATTSCGRLFDAAAALCGLGLSISYEAQAAILLEQAQDMAETGAYPCPVKEAEGRLVLDARELLAALWADVRGRAPDRAVVGRAARRFHLGLAQGLAELARAAAEASGTDTVGLSGGCLLNLSLARDLPRALAARGLSVLVHRELPPGDGCVSLGQAVWGRLFLG, from the coding sequence ATGGAGCAGGACACGACGAGCGCGCGGGAACGGCTGGTGGTCACCGGGCAGGTGCAGGGCGTGGGGTTTCGGCCCTTCGTCTACCGCCTGGCCATGGAATGCGGCCTGTCCGGCCGGGTGGCCAACACCCCGGCGGGCGTGGCCGTGGAGGTGCAGGGCGCGCCCGGCTCGGTGGAGGACTTCGCGCGGCGGCTTGCGGCCGAGCTCCCGCCCCTGGCGCGCATCGTGCGCCTGACGCGCGAGACGCTGCCGCCGCTGGAGGGCGAGGCGGAATTCTCCATCGTGCACAGCGAGGCGGGCGAGGGGCACCAGGTGCTCATCTCCCCGGACACGGCCACCTGCCCGGACTGCCTGGCCGAACTCTTCGATCCCGGGAACCGCCGCTTCCTCTACCCCTTCATCAACTGCACCAACTGCGGGCCGCGCTACACCATCACCCGCTCCATCCCCTACGACCGCCCCTTCACCTCCATGGCCTGCTTCCCCCTGTGCGACGACTGCCGCGGGGAATACGAGGACCCGCTCGACCGCCGCTTCCACGCCCAGCCCAACGCCTGCCCGGTCTGCGGGCCGCGCGTCTGGCTGGCCGATGCCGCGGGCAGGGAGCTGTGTCGAGGGGACGAGGCCGGGCGCGAATGCGCGCGCCACCTGGCCCAGGGGCGCATCGCGGCCGTGAAGGGGCTGGGCGGCTTTCACCTCGCCGTGGACGCGCTGAACGAGGTGGCCGTGGCCCGGCTTCGGGAACGCAAGCACCGTCCGGGCAAGCCGCTGGCCGTCATGGTCCGGGACCTCGCGGCCGCGCGCGCCCTGGCCGAGGTGGGCGAGGCCGAGGCGGCGCTCATGTCCGGCATCGAGCGGCCCATAGTCCTGTGCCGCAGGAAAAGCGGCGGCGCGCTCCCGTCCGGCATCGCGCCGGACACGGATTTCGTGGGCCTCATGCTGCCCTACGCGCCCCTGCAGCACGTGCTCTTCCACCATCTGTGCGCGCTTTCGGGAGACGGCGCGGCCCTGGTCATGACCTCGGGCAACGTCTCGGGCGATCCCATCGCGCTCGGCAACCGCGAAGCGCTGGCAAGGCTTTCCGACATCGCGGACGTCTTCTTGCTGCACGACCGCGACATCCTCATCCGCGCGGACGACTCCGTGGTCCGCCCGGCGCCCGCGCTCCCGGGAGAGGGCGGGGCGCAGGCCGCGCCGCTCTTCCTGCGCCGCTCGCGCGGCTACACGCCGCGCCCCGTGTTCCTGGACCGCGACGGCCCCTGCGTGCTCGGCACCGGGCCGGAGCTGAAGAACACGCTCTGCCTGACCAAGGGCGAGATGGCCTTCGTCAGCCAGCACATCGGCGACATGGAGAACCTCGCGACCTTCGGCTTCTGGCGCGAGATCGCGGCGCACCTCGCGGACATCCTGCAGGTGCGGCCCTCGCTCATGGTCCACGACCTGCACCCGGGCTACATGACCACGCGCCACGCCCTGGAGCAGGCCGGGGAGCCCGGCGGCCTGCCCGTGGCGGGCCTCGCGCACCACTATGCCCACGCCCACGCCGTGCTGGCCGAGAACCGCTTTTCCGGCCGCGCCCTGGTCCTGGCCCTGGACGGCACGGGCCTTGGCGAGGACGACACGCTGTGGGGCGGCGAATGCCTGCTCGTGGACACCGAGTCGCTCGACCACGCGCGCCTGGGCAGCCTCACGAGCCTGCGCCTGCCCGGCGGCGAGGCGGCCATCCGCGAGCCCTGGCGCGTGGGCGCGGCCGCGCTGTGGGAGCTGGGCGAGACGGACGCCGTGGACGGAGCGCGGCCCTGGCTCCCGGCCTTCGGCAAGGCCGCCGAAGTAGTGGCCCAGATGCTGGAAAAAAATCTCAACTGCCCCGCGACCACGAGTTGCGGCCGCCTCTTCGACGCCGCGGCCGCGCTGTGCGGCCTCGGGCTGTCCATCTCCTACGAGGCCCAGGCCGCCATCCTGCTCGAGCAGGCCCAGGACATGGCGGAGACCGGCGCCTATCCCTGCCCCGTAAAGGAAGCCGAAGGCCGTCTGGTGCTCGACGCGCGGGAGCTTCTGGCCGCGCTCTGGGCCGACGTGCGCGGCCGCGCGCCTGATCGCGCCGTGGTCGGCCGCGCCGCGCGGCGCTTCCATCTGGGCCTCGCGCAGGGCCTGGCCGAGCTGGCCCGGGCCGCGGCGGAGGCGAGCGGGACCGACACCGTGGGGCTCTCCGGCGGCTGCCTGCTGAACCTGAGCCTGGCGCGCGACCTGCCCCGGGCTTTGGCCGCGCGCGGGCTCTCGGTCCTCGTGCACCGCGAGCTGCCCCCGGGCGACGGCTGCGTCTCTCTCGGCCAGGCTGTCTGGGGCCGCCTTTTTCTTGGTTGA
- a CDS encoding BON domain-containing protein translates to MRSLCLWLLLAALVGGVAACGNLTPVGAVYNTAVDERSYAQQSQDRGIRTSIESDYATDSDVSYFGISVFVYLNDVYLVGTYDNAQEKDRAIQIARGTDGVRRVYTYLLPSSASSCDFVDKSEVRADLNYELYGTKGVTATNIDVATPQCNVVLLGIVGSQAEIDKAIAVAKKVQGVREVKSFLRTMPRAGGTAPSATPESGTATGRKTSAPSSTTSSPSSTGTTSPAKSAPAERTLSQ, encoded by the coding sequence ATGCGTTCGTTGTGTCTTTGGCTGCTTCTCGCAGCCCTGGTCGGCGGGGTCGCCGCATGCGGCAACCTGACGCCCGTCGGCGCGGTCTACAACACCGCCGTTGACGAGCGCAGCTATGCCCAGCAGTCCCAGGACCGGGGCATCAGGACGTCGATCGAATCCGACTACGCCACGGACAGCGACGTGAGCTATTTCGGCATCTCGGTCTTCGTCTACCTGAACGACGTCTACCTGGTGGGCACCTACGACAACGCCCAGGAGAAGGACCGGGCCATCCAGATCGCCAGGGGGACGGACGGGGTGCGCCGCGTCTACACCTACCTGCTGCCCTCGTCGGCCTCCTCGTGCGACTTCGTGGACAAGAGCGAGGTCCGGGCCGACCTCAACTACGAGCTCTACGGCACCAAGGGCGTGACGGCCACGAACATCGACGTGGCCACGCCGCAGTGCAACGTGGTCCTGCTCGGCATCGTGGGCAGCCAGGCCGAGATCGACAAGGCCATCGCCGTGGCCAAGAAGGTGCAGGGCGTGCGCGAGGTCAAGTCCTTCCTGCGCACCATGCCCAGGGCCGGCGGCACCGCGCCGAGCGCCACGCCGGAGTCCGGCACGGCGACCGGCAGGAAGACGTCCGCCCCTTCGTCCACCACGTCCTCGCCGTCATCCACCGGCACCACGTCACCCGCCAAGTCCGCCCCGGCGGAAAGGACCCTCTCCCAGTAG
- a CDS encoding elongation factor G has product MLDILKGQRTYALVGHGGSGKTSVAEMLLFAAGEIDRMGKIEDGTTNLDFEPEEIKRRGSTQPAFTRLSWKKNPHFLIDIPGDNNFTGDMTYLLASADAAILVIDAVDGVKPLTRKVWSQIREAGLPAVIVINKMDRDRADFDTAYASINEQLGVRPVLLHLPIGQRESFSGVVDVLGGTAMTFDDKGGVAPAAIPADMADNAQLMRETMVENIAESDEALMEAYLEEGALSPEQVAEGLAKGVAAGAVVPVVVCAALENKGGGLLLDIIQDLLPSPLFHAPWVGDDGATRPSTPDEPVAAFVCKTIADPYAGQLSVLRVLSGTLASDMSLANPDRDGKERCGQLLYLKGKETVPCKEPVGPGGIVAVAKLKNTRTGDTLCDEKARFVLDRPAVPGQLITYALAAAEKGEEDKVFQAVQKLLDEDISLRLFRDEETGDILLSGMGQLHIETAVEKAKRRFKVGIVLKTPKVPYRETIKGKADVQGRHKKQTGGRGQFGDCFVRFEPRPHGGGYEFEDAIVGGSIPRQYIPAVDKGIQESAARGVLSGNPVVDFKATLYDGSYHNVDSSEMAFKIAGSLAFKKACEIAGMKLLEPYMTVSVSVPDQYMGDIIGDLSSRRGKVLGSDSTGGVTEIKAHVPMNEILRYAPDLRSMTGGQGVFAMEFSHYEEAPPPVTERVVAEYRKSRGEE; this is encoded by the coding sequence ATGCTGGACATTCTCAAAGGCCAGCGCACGTATGCGCTGGTCGGTCATGGCGGCTCGGGCAAGACATCGGTGGCGGAAATGCTCCTCTTCGCCGCGGGCGAGATCGACCGGATGGGCAAGATCGAGGACGGCACCACGAACCTCGATTTCGAGCCCGAGGAGATCAAGCGACGCGGCAGCACCCAGCCCGCCTTCACCCGTCTCTCCTGGAAAAAGAATCCGCACTTCCTCATAGATATCCCCGGCGACAACAACTTCACAGGCGACATGACCTACCTCCTGGCCTCGGCCGACGCGGCGATCCTGGTCATCGACGCCGTGGACGGCGTGAAGCCCCTGACCCGCAAGGTCTGGAGCCAGATCAGGGAGGCGGGGCTGCCCGCCGTCATCGTCATCAACAAGATGGACCGCGACCGCGCGGACTTCGACACGGCCTACGCGAGCATCAACGAGCAGCTCGGCGTGCGCCCGGTCCTCCTGCACCTGCCCATCGGCCAGCGCGAGTCCTTCTCCGGCGTGGTCGACGTGCTCGGCGGCACGGCCATGACCTTCGACGACAAGGGCGGGGTCGCCCCGGCCGCCATCCCCGCCGACATGGCGGACAACGCGCAGCTCATGCGCGAGACCATGGTCGAGAACATCGCCGAGTCCGACGAGGCGCTCATGGAGGCCTACCTGGAAGAGGGCGCCCTCTCGCCCGAGCAGGTGGCCGAGGGGCTGGCCAAGGGCGTGGCCGCGGGCGCCGTCGTGCCCGTGGTGGTCTGCGCCGCCCTGGAGAACAAGGGCGGCGGCCTGCTGCTCGACATCATCCAGGACCTCCTGCCCTCGCCCCTGTTCCACGCCCCCTGGGTGGGCGACGACGGCGCGACGCGCCCCTCGACGCCGGACGAGCCCGTGGCGGCCTTCGTCTGCAAGACCATCGCCGACCCTTACGCGGGCCAGCTCTCCGTGCTGCGCGTGCTCTCCGGCACGCTCGCCTCGGACATGAGCCTGGCCAACCCCGACCGCGACGGCAAGGAACGCTGCGGCCAGCTCCTCTACCTGAAGGGCAAGGAGACCGTGCCCTGCAAGGAGCCCGTGGGCCCTGGCGGCATAGTGGCCGTGGCCAAGCTCAAGAACACCCGCACCGGTGACACGCTGTGCGACGAGAAGGCGCGCTTCGTGCTCGACCGTCCGGCCGTGCCCGGCCAGCTCATCACCTACGCCCTGGCCGCGGCCGAAAAGGGCGAGGAGGACAAGGTCTTCCAGGCCGTGCAGAAGCTCCTGGACGAGGACATCTCGCTTCGCCTCTTCCGCGACGAGGAGACGGGCGACATCCTGCTCTCGGGCATGGGCCAGCTGCACATCGAGACCGCCGTGGAGAAGGCCAAGCGCCGCTTCAAGGTCGGCATCGTGCTGAAGACGCCCAAGGTCCCCTACCGCGAGACCATCAAGGGCAAGGCGGACGTGCAGGGCCGCCACAAGAAGCAGACCGGCGGCCGCGGCCAGTTCGGCGACTGCTTCGTGCGCTTCGAGCCCAGGCCCCACGGCGGCGGCTACGAGTTCGAGGACGCCATCGTGGGCGGCTCCATTCCGCGCCAGTACATCCCGGCCGTGGACAAGGGCATCCAGGAGTCGGCCGCGCGCGGCGTCCTCTCCGGCAACCCGGTGGTGGACTTCAAGGCCACGCTCTACGACGGCTCCTACCACAACGTGGACTCCTCGGAGATGGCCTTCAAGATCGCGGGCTCCCTGGCCTTCAAGAAGGCCTGCGAGATTGCGGGCATGAAGCTGCTCGAGCCCTACATGACCGTCTCGGTCTCCGTGCCCGACCAGTACATGGGCGACATCATCGGCGACCTCTCCTCGCGCCGCGGCAAGGTGCTCGGCTCCGACTCCACCGGCGGCGTCACCGAGATCAAGGCCCACGTGCCCATGAACGAGATCCTGCGCTACGCCCCGGACCTGCGCTCCATGACCGGCGGCCAGGGCGTCTTCGCCATGGAGTTCTCGCACTACGAGGAGGCGCCGCCGCCCGTGACCGAGCGCGTGGTGGCCGAGTACCGCAAGTCGCGCGGCGAGGAGTAG
- a CDS encoding transglutaminase family protein — protein MRIVRLLLVLCLVLLPAYALAAAKGGTFTVTVKPSVLPDSHSARLWLPYPMSNDDQTVSDMQVSGNYDRSAVYTDPFSGATYLYAEWTRLTAKPFAVMSFHAEPRYAKATGLKDMGLPVPAPIAARYLASTEWVPADQYKAQAAKIVAGKRTILAKARAIYDWTVDNTFRDPDVQGCGLAVPGRTLTEMKGGGKCADISAVFVTLCRAAGVPARDVYGLRLASPKSGDVTSAFHCWAEFYLPGTGWVKADPADVRKMMLVHDLKLGDKDTAMWREFFWGGDDLLRVTLEKGARGVLFNPPQQGGLVNYFMYPFAQVDGRTLNCLDAKDFSYTVDFAAD, from the coding sequence ATGCGCATCGTCCGCCTTCTTCTGGTCCTCTGCCTCGTCCTGCTCCCGGCCTATGCCCTGGCCGCGGCCAAGGGCGGCACCTTCACCGTGACCGTGAAGCCGAGCGTGCTGCCCGACTCGCACTCGGCCAGGCTCTGGCTGCCCTACCCCATGTCGAACGACGACCAGACCGTCTCCGACATGCAGGTCAGCGGCAACTACGACCGCTCGGCCGTGTACACGGACCCCTTCTCCGGGGCCACCTACCTCTACGCCGAATGGACGCGGCTCACGGCCAAGCCCTTCGCGGTCATGAGCTTCCACGCCGAGCCCCGCTACGCCAAGGCCACGGGCCTGAAGGACATGGGCCTGCCCGTGCCCGCGCCCATCGCCGCGCGCTACCTGGCCTCCACCGAGTGGGTGCCCGCCGACCAGTACAAGGCCCAGGCCGCGAAGATCGTCGCGGGCAAGCGCACCATCCTGGCCAAGGCCCGGGCCATCTACGACTGGACCGTGGACAACACCTTCCGCGACCCCGACGTCCAGGGCTGCGGCCTGGCCGTCCCCGGGCGCACGCTGACCGAGATGAAGGGCGGCGGAAAGTGCGCGGACATCAGCGCCGTCTTCGTGACGCTGTGCCGCGCCGCGGGCGTGCCCGCGCGCGACGTCTACGGCCTGCGCCTGGCCTCGCCCAAGAGCGGCGACGTGACCTCCGCCTTCCACTGCTGGGCCGAGTTCTACCTGCCGGGCACCGGCTGGGTGAAGGCCGATCCGGCCGACGTGCGCAAGATGATGCTGGTGCACGACCTGAAGCTCGGCGACAAGGACACGGCCATGTGGCGCGAGTTCTTCTGGGGCGGCGACGACCTTCTGCGCGTCACCCTGGAGAAGGGCGCGCGCGGCGTGCTCTTCAACCCGCCGCAGCAGGGCGGCCTGGTCAACTACTTCATGTATCCCTTCGCCCAGGTGGACGGCCGGACGCTGAACTGCCTGGACGCCAAGGACTTCAGCTACACCGTGGACTTCGCGGCCGACTAG
- a CDS encoding 1-acyl-sn-glycerol-3-phosphate acyltransferase produces MFHNLLIWLVFLPATILLALLSIVAPSTCDWVHKVWGGLALFCFGARVSAELDALEPGKTYVFMANHQSQLDILLLLAVLHAHSVRFVAKQELFSIPVLGWAMSRVGHVAIDRGNSLKAMKSLDRAAAKAREGISIIIFPEGTRAPEEPEDLQEFKIGGMILALKTGLPVVPVIISGTARVLRKKSLRVHPGPVRVRALAPIETTGRYTLKQREAFRDDLYRVMNDAYRELHNG; encoded by the coding sequence ATGTTTCACAATCTGCTCATCTGGCTCGTCTTCCTGCCGGCGACGATCCTGCTCGCCCTGCTGTCGATCGTCGCCCCGTCCACCTGCGACTGGGTGCACAAGGTCTGGGGGGGGCTGGCCCTGTTCTGCTTCGGCGCGCGCGTCTCGGCCGAGCTCGACGCGCTCGAGCCGGGGAAGACCTACGTCTTCATGGCCAACCACCAGAGCCAGCTGGACATCCTGCTGCTCCTGGCCGTGCTGCACGCCCACAGCGTGCGCTTCGTGGCCAAGCAGGAGCTCTTCTCCATCCCGGTGCTCGGCTGGGCCATGAGCCGCGTGGGCCACGTGGCCATCGACCGCGGCAACAGCCTGAAGGCCATGAAGAGCCTGGACCGCGCGGCCGCGAAGGCGCGCGAAGGCATCTCCATCATCATCTTTCCCGAGGGCACCCGCGCGCCGGAAGAGCCCGAGGACCTGCAGGAATTCAAGATCGGCGGCATGATCCTGGCGCTGAAGACCGGGCTGCCCGTGGTCCCGGTGATCATCTCCGGCACGGCCCGCGTGCTGCGCAAGAAGAGCCTGCGCGTCCACCCCGGACCGGTGCGCGTGCGGGCGCTCGCGCCCATCGAGACGACGGGCCGCTACACGCTCAAGCAGCGCGAGGCCTTCCGCGACGACCTCTACCGCGTCATGAACGACGCATACCGGGAGCTTCACAATGGCTGA
- a CDS encoding ribonuclease J yields MADPAAHGGLTIYPLGGLGEIGMNCMLLSTAQGMILIDCGLMFPEEYLFGIDVVIPRFDFVLANKDKLRAIVLTHGHEDHIGALPWLMPFVDVPIYGSRFTLALVESKLKEHDLDRYVTLKPVQGGDRLVFGDIACTFIPVCHSIIEGFGLGIETPAGRIVHTGDFKIDRHPLDGHATDMEAFRAFSEPGVTLMLSDSTNVESEGRALTEREIEHTFDTIFAEADGRILITLFSSHIQRLQEIFDLAAKHGRRVAASGRSLWRNIDIARELGHLRIKPGVYVQLDDVPRFPDREMVILLTGSQGEPLSALSRLAMGEHRQIRVHEGDLLIMSSRFIPGNQRAITRLINRLYKLGAEVLYERVAGIHASGHAYQAELGQMLDAVRPKFFIPVHGEYRHLVKHRRLAVERGVAPERSLVVEDGQPVTFLPDGTIRLEEKIVVESIYVDGKGVGDVGHTVLKERQLLGGEGLVIVNLVIDEATGEITLGPDILSKGFIFEQTYAHYLEDAKCIVLDIYENVPPNQIDKLKERIRSSLRRFFRKVLDRDPVVIPVVISI; encoded by the coding sequence ATGGCTGATCCAGCCGCGCACGGGGGCCTGACCATCTATCCGCTGGGGGGCCTGGGCGAGATCGGCATGAACTGCATGCTGCTTTCCACGGCCCAGGGCATGATCCTCATCGACTGCGGGCTCATGTTCCCCGAGGAATACCTCTTCGGCATCGACGTGGTCATCCCCCGCTTCGACTTCGTGCTGGCCAACAAGGACAAGCTCCGCGCCATCGTCCTGACCCACGGCCACGAGGACCACATCGGCGCCCTGCCCTGGCTCATGCCCTTCGTGGACGTGCCCATCTACGGCTCGCGCTTCACCCTGGCCCTGGTCGAGAGCAAGCTCAAGGAGCACGACCTGGACCGCTACGTGACGCTCAAGCCCGTCCAGGGCGGCGACAGGCTCGTCTTCGGGGACATCGCCTGCACCTTCATCCCGGTCTGCCACTCCATCATCGAGGGCTTCGGCCTGGGGATCGAGACCCCGGCGGGCCGCATCGTGCACACCGGCGACTTCAAGATCGACCGCCACCCGCTGGACGGCCACGCCACGGACATGGAGGCCTTCCGCGCCTTCTCCGAGCCCGGCGTGACGCTCATGCTCTCCGACTCGACCAACGTGGAGTCCGAGGGCCGGGCGCTGACCGAGCGCGAGATCGAACACACCTTCGACACCATCTTCGCCGAGGCCGACGGCCGCATCCTGATCACCCTCTTCTCGAGCCACATCCAGCGGCTGCAGGAGATCTTCGACCTCGCCGCCAAGCACGGACGCAGGGTGGCCGCCAGCGGCCGGAGCCTGTGGCGCAACATCGACATCGCCCGCGAGCTCGGCCACCTGCGCATCAAGCCCGGGGTCTACGTGCAGCTCGACGACGTGCCGCGCTTCCCGGACCGCGAGATGGTCATCCTGCTCACCGGGTCGCAGGGCGAGCCGCTCTCCGCCCTCTCGCGCCTGGCCATGGGCGAGCACCGGCAGATCCGGGTGCACGAGGGCGACCTGCTGATCATGAGCTCGCGCTTCATCCCGGGCAACCAGCGGGCCATCACCCGGCTCATCAACCGGCTCTACAAGCTCGGGGCCGAGGTGCTCTACGAGCGGGTGGCGGGCATCCACGCCTCGGGCCACGCCTACCAGGCCGAGCTGGGCCAGATGCTCGACGCCGTGCGTCCCAAGTTCTTCATCCCGGTGCACGGCGAGTACCGCCACCTGGTCAAGCACCGCCGCCTGGCCGTGGAGCGCGGCGTGGCGCCCGAGCGCTCCCTGGTCGTCGAGGACGGCCAGCCCGTGACCTTCCTGCCGGACGGCACCATCCGCCTGGAGGAGAAGATCGTGGTCGAGTCCATCTACGTGGACGGCAAGGGCGTGGGCGACGTGGGCCACACGGTGCTCAAGGAGCGGCAGCTGCTCGGCGGCGAGGGGCTGGTCATCGTCAACCTGGTCATCGACGAGGCCACGGGCGAGATAACCCTCGGCCCGGACATCCTCTCCAAGGGCTTCATCTTCGAGCAGACCTACGCGCACTATCTGGAAGACGCCAAGTGCATCGTCCTCGACATCTACGAGAACGTGCCGCCCAACCAGATCGACAAGCTGAAGGAGCGCATCCGCTCCTCCCTGCGCCGCTTCTTCCGCAAGGTGCTGGACCGCGACCCCGTGGTCATCCCGGTGGTCATCTCCATCTAG
- a CDS encoding fumarylacetoacetate hydrolase family protein, which produces MRILRVLHQGRIFYASLLEDSVVCLNKELGYTDPIPLRDLSVLPVVMPSKIVCAAINYRAHGAELGHSVPEEPRLFLKPPSAVIGAGQAIILPEASSRVDHEGELAVVVGRNAKNVAEENADEYIFGYTCANDVTARDLQQRDQLFGRAKGFDTFCPIGPWIETEVPDPDNLVLRTLVNEEVRQEGSTADMIFGPRRLLAYVSSIMTLSPGDVILTGTPEGVGPIRDGDEVRVEIEEVGLLINPVVGTPVTIEEKHTVQ; this is translated from the coding sequence ATGCGCATCCTCCGCGTCCTGCACCAGGGCAGGATATTCTACGCCTCCCTCCTCGAAGACAGCGTGGTCTGCCTGAACAAGGAGCTCGGCTACACCGACCCCATCCCCCTGCGCGACCTCTCCGTGCTGCCCGTGGTCATGCCCAGCAAGATCGTCTGCGCGGCCATCAACTACCGCGCCCACGGCGCCGAGCTCGGCCACTCCGTGCCCGAGGAGCCGCGCCTGTTCCTGAAGCCGCCCTCCGCGGTCATCGGCGCGGGCCAGGCCATCATCCTGCCCGAGGCCTCCTCGCGCGTGGACCACGAGGGCGAGCTGGCCGTGGTCGTGGGCAGGAACGCAAAAAACGTGGCCGAGGAGAACGCGGACGAGTACATCTTCGGCTACACCTGCGCCAACGACGTCACCGCCCGCGACCTGCAGCAGCGCGACCAGCTCTTCGGCCGCGCCAAGGGCTTCGACACCTTCTGCCCCATCGGCCCCTGGATCGAGACCGAGGTGCCCGATCCGGACAACCTCGTGCTGCGCACCCTGGTCAACGAGGAGGTGCGCCAGGAAGGCAGCACCGCGGACATGATCTTCGGGCCGAGAAGGCTCCTCGCCTACGTCTCCTCGATCATGACCCTCTCCCCGGGCGACGTCATCCTCACCGGCACGCCCGAGGGCGTGGGCCCCATCAGGGACGGCGACGAGGTGCGCGTGGAGATCGAGGAGGTGGGCCTGCTCATCAACCCCGTGGTCGGCACCCCGGTCACGATCGAGGAAAAGCACACCGTGCAGTAG
- the rpsB gene encoding 30S ribosomal protein S2 — protein sequence MAYVTMKQMLETGVHFGHQTRRWNPKMRPFIYGARNGIHIIDLQQTVKLFQKAHDFLAQTVAEGGNVIFVGTKRQAQESVKTEADRAGMPFITNRWLGGTLTNYQTIRKSIDRLKKLEAMVEDGSINRYGKKEVSMLMRELKKLQANLGGIKAMDRLPQAAFIIDPKREEIAVQECRKLGIPIVAVVDTNCDPDVIDYVIPGNDDAIRAIKLFVTHMADACLEGAAGQKERGAEEPKAAAEDKPETEDAGAAGQED from the coding sequence ATGGCCTACGTTACCATGAAGCAGATGCTGGAGACCGGCGTCCACTTCGGACACCAGACCCGGCGCTGGAATCCCAAGATGCGCCCCTTCATCTACGGCGCGCGCAACGGCATCCACATCATCGACCTGCAGCAGACCGTGAAGCTCTTCCAGAAGGCGCACGACTTCCTCGCCCAGACCGTGGCCGAGGGCGGCAACGTCATCTTCGTCGGCACCAAGCGCCAGGCGCAGGAGTCCGTGAAGACCGAGGCCGACCGCGCCGGCATGCCCTTCATCACCAACCGCTGGCTGGGCGGCACGCTGACCAACTACCAGACCATCCGCAAGAGCATCGACCGCCTGAAGAAGCTCGAGGCCATGGTCGAGGACGGCTCCATCAACCGCTACGGCAAGAAAGAAGTCTCCATGCTCATGCGGGAGCTGAAGAAGCTGCAGGCCAACCTGGGCGGCATCAAGGCCATGGACCGCCTGCCGCAGGCCGCCTTCATCATCGACCCCAAGCGTGAGGAGATCGCGGTCCAGGAATGCCGCAAGCTGGGCATTCCCATCGTGGCCGTCGTGGACACCAACTGCGATCCCGACGTCATCGACTACGTCATTCCGGGCAACGACGACGCCATCCGCGCCATCAAGCTCTTCGTGACCCACATGGCCGACGCCTGCCTCGAGGGCGCCGCCGGCCAGAAGGAGCGCGGCGCCGAGGAGCCCAAGGCCGCCGCCGAGGACAAGCCCGAGACCGAAGACGCCGGCGCCGCCGGCCAGGAGGACTAA
- the tsf gene encoding translation elongation factor Ts, whose translation MSITATQVKNLRDKTGAGMMDCKKALGECAGDEEKAIAWLREKGIAKAAKRAGRAASEGIIGSYIHTNGKIGVMVEVKCETDFVARSDKFQEFAKNVAMQIAAAAPICLRSEEVPADLLAKEKEIYKHQAMAEGKPENIAEKIVDGRLKKFYKEVCLLDQPFIKDDKVSIGDLLNELVAVLGENIQIGRFVRMALGEDQQDAAE comes from the coding sequence ATGAGCATCACCGCCACCCAGGTGAAGAACCTGCGCGACAAGACCGGCGCGGGAATGATGGATTGCAAGAAGGCCCTCGGCGAGTGCGCCGGCGACGAGGAGAAGGCCATCGCGTGGCTGCGTGAGAAGGGCATCGCCAAGGCCGCCAAGCGCGCCGGCCGTGCCGCCTCCGAGGGCATCATCGGCAGCTACATCCATACCAACGGCAAGATCGGCGTCATGGTCGAGGTCAAGTGCGAGACCGACTTCGTGGCCCGCTCGGACAAGTTCCAGGAGTTCGCCAAGAACGTGGCCATGCAGATCGCTGCCGCCGCGCCCATCTGCCTGCGCTCCGAGGAAGTGCCCGCCGACCTTCTCGCCAAGGAGAAGGAGATCTACAAGCACCAGGCCATGGCCGAGGGCAAGCCCGAGAACATCGCCGAGAAGATCGTCGATGGCCGCCTGAAGAAGTTCTACAAGGAAGTCTGCCTCCTCGATCAGCCCTTCATCAAGGACGACAAGGTCTCCATCGGTGACCTGCTGAACGAGCTGGTCGCCGTGCTGGGCGAGAACATCCAGATCGGACGCTTCGTGCGAATGGCCCTGGGTGAAGACCAGCAGGACGCCGCCGAGTAG